One stretch of Oncorhynchus masou masou isolate Uvic2021 chromosome 9, UVic_Omas_1.1, whole genome shotgun sequence DNA includes these proteins:
- the LOC135545924 gene encoding uncharacterized protein LOC135545924 isoform X1, whose protein sequence is MIPGWHRLSQPGTVDHRAFLDSEQRRRDLDVSLAQVQNALQEQRVRMLQRMGPGSPHKLPQILVLNLGQISRPVNLYPSLLSENIYIPPYGDLYTRVGRLEMDSEIISAQLDQVLCSRGKCLYRNGPSPQQHSLTPEKLFCTVHPQCQREDQSITSQLIAQAVDKGQLLKERDNLERLLQESRAQQQLMEQKREAQITALHSQLYQARSSLQETHRNTLATQAELHGSKQINESLLQEVASLRRRPGAAEERASLMESDGRLLRARIAALETEREELLQQGDLATGRRHPSAFGSAWETDVEDSKKSEGLREESAAYEMEEDEEERVQGKDVSVDLRLKSREVPPSKPGLQIIKEENQNGEKGLGLVDRWNPWQHEPIEANQMTALDIELQQLRMACEETSSTLPVSPKDQRAREWL, encoded by the exons ATGATACCTGGCTGGCATCGACTCTCCCAACCTGGGACGGTTGACCATCGGGCCTTCCTGGACTCTGAGCAGCGGAGGAGAGATCTGGATGTCAGTCTGGCTCAGGTCCAAAATGCACTGCAGGAACAGAGGGTCAGAATGCTCCAGAGAATGGGCCCAGGGAGCCCACATAAACTACCCCAG ATACTTGTTTTGAATCTTGGGCAGATCAGTCGACCAGTAAatctctatcccagtctgttaTCAGAGAACATCTACATCCCACCATATGGTGACCTTTACACAAG AGTGGGCAGGCTAGAGATGGACTCAGAGATCATTAGCGCCCAATTGGACCAGGTTCTCTGTTCTAGGGGAAAGTGTCTCTACAGGAATGGACCCTCACCCCAACAACACAGCTTGACTCCT GAGAAATTATTCTGTACCGTTCACCCACAGTGTCAGAGGGAGGACCAGAGTATTACCTCTCAGCTTATTGCTCAAGCAGTGGACAAAGGACAACTTCTGAAA GAGCGAGACAACCTTGAGCGTCTGCTGCAGGAGTCCAGGGCCCAGCAGCAGCTGATGGAGCAGAAGAGGGAGGCCCAGATAACAGCCCTTCACTCCCAGCTGTACCAGGCACGCTCCAGCCTCCAGGAGACCCACAGAAACACACTGGCCACACAGGCAGAGCTACATGGCAGCAAGCAG ATAAATGAGTCCCTGCTACAGGAGGTGGCGTCTCTCAGACGGAGGCCTGGGGCTGCGGAGGAGCGGGCCTCCCTGATGGAGAGTGACGGACGCCTGCTCAGGGCTCGCATAGCAGCACTGGAGACTGAGCGGGAGGAGCTGCTTCAACAAGGAGACCTTGCCACAGGGAGACGACACCCCTCAGCCTTTGG GAGCGCTTGGGAAACGGATGTGGAAGATTCCAAAAAGTCGGAGGGGTTGAGGGAGGAGAGTGCCGCGTATGAGAtggaggaagatgaagaggagagggtacAAGGGAAGGATGTGTCTGTGGACTTAAGACTTAAGAGCCGTGAGGTGCCGCCCTCTAAGCCTGGCCTACAGATAATAAAGGAAGAGAACCAG AACGGAGAGAAGGGGCTGGGATTGGTCGATCGCTGGAATCCATGGCAGCACGAGCCAATAGAAGCCAATCAA ATGACGGCGCTGGATATAGAGCTGCAGCAGCTGAGAATGGCCTGTGAAGAGACATCATCAACACTACCGGTCTCCCCCAAGGACCAGAGGGCCAGAGAGTGGCTGTAA
- the LOC135545924 gene encoding uncharacterized protein LOC135545924 isoform X4 has product MIPGWHRLSQPGTVDHRAFLDSEQRRRDLDVSLAQVQNALQEQRVRMLQRMGPGSPHKLPQTFLSHVLRVGRLEMDSEIISAQLDQVLCSRGKCLYRNGPSPQQHSLTPEKLFCTVHPQCQREDQSITSQLIAQAVDKGQLLKERDNLERLLQESRAQQQLMEQKREAQITALHSQLYQARSSLQETHRNTLATQAELHGSKQINESLLQEVASLRRRPGAAEERASLMESDGRLLRARIAALETEREELLQQGDLATGRRHPSAFGSAWETDVEDSKKSEGLREESAAYEMEEDEEERVQGKDVSVDLRLKSREVPPSKPGLQIIKEENQNGEKGLGLVDRWNPWQHEPIEANQMTALDIELQQLRMACEETSSTLPVSPKDQRAREWL; this is encoded by the exons ATGATACCTGGCTGGCATCGACTCTCCCAACCTGGGACGGTTGACCATCGGGCCTTCCTGGACTCTGAGCAGCGGAGGAGAGATCTGGATGTCAGTCTGGCTCAGGTCCAAAATGCACTGCAGGAACAGAGGGTCAGAATGCTCCAGAGAATGGGCCCAGGGAGCCCACATAAACTACCCCAG ACTTTTCTGTCTCATGTCCTCAGAGTGGGCAGGCTAGAGATGGACTCAGAGATCATTAGCGCCCAATTGGACCAGGTTCTCTGTTCTAGGGGAAAGTGTCTCTACAGGAATGGACCCTCACCCCAACAACACAGCTTGACTCCT GAGAAATTATTCTGTACCGTTCACCCACAGTGTCAGAGGGAGGACCAGAGTATTACCTCTCAGCTTATTGCTCAAGCAGTGGACAAAGGACAACTTCTGAAA GAGCGAGACAACCTTGAGCGTCTGCTGCAGGAGTCCAGGGCCCAGCAGCAGCTGATGGAGCAGAAGAGGGAGGCCCAGATAACAGCCCTTCACTCCCAGCTGTACCAGGCACGCTCCAGCCTCCAGGAGACCCACAGAAACACACTGGCCACACAGGCAGAGCTACATGGCAGCAAGCAG ATAAATGAGTCCCTGCTACAGGAGGTGGCGTCTCTCAGACGGAGGCCTGGGGCTGCGGAGGAGCGGGCCTCCCTGATGGAGAGTGACGGACGCCTGCTCAGGGCTCGCATAGCAGCACTGGAGACTGAGCGGGAGGAGCTGCTTCAACAAGGAGACCTTGCCACAGGGAGACGACACCCCTCAGCCTTTGG GAGCGCTTGGGAAACGGATGTGGAAGATTCCAAAAAGTCGGAGGGGTTGAGGGAGGAGAGTGCCGCGTATGAGAtggaggaagatgaagaggagagggtacAAGGGAAGGATGTGTCTGTGGACTTAAGACTTAAGAGCCGTGAGGTGCCGCCCTCTAAGCCTGGCCTACAGATAATAAAGGAAGAGAACCAG AACGGAGAGAAGGGGCTGGGATTGGTCGATCGCTGGAATCCATGGCAGCACGAGCCAATAGAAGCCAATCAA ATGACGGCGCTGGATATAGAGCTGCAGCAGCTGAGAATGGCCTGTGAAGAGACATCATCAACACTACCGGTCTCCCCCAAGGACCAGAGGGCCAGAGAGTGGCTGTAA
- the LOC135545924 gene encoding uncharacterized protein LOC135545924 isoform X3 — protein MIPGWHRLSQPGTVDHRAFLDSEQRRRDLDVSLAQVQNALQEQRVRMLQRMGPGSPHKLPQILVLNLGQISRPVNLYPSLLSENIYIPPYGDLYTRVGRLEMDSEIISAQLDQVLCSRGKCLYRNGPSPQQHSLTPEKLFCTVHPQCQREDQSITSQLIAQAVDKGQLLKERDNLERLLQESRAQQQLMEQKREAQITALHSQLYQARSSLQETHRNTLATQAELHGSKQINESLLQEVASLRRRPGAAEERASLMESDGRLLRARIAALETEREELLQQGDLATGRRHPSAFGSAWETDVEDSKKSEGLREESAAYEMEEDEEERVQGKDVSVDLRLKSREVPPSKPGLQIIKEENQNGEKGLGLVDRWNPWQHEPIEANQLNEGLGVDERVPFCR, from the exons ATGATACCTGGCTGGCATCGACTCTCCCAACCTGGGACGGTTGACCATCGGGCCTTCCTGGACTCTGAGCAGCGGAGGAGAGATCTGGATGTCAGTCTGGCTCAGGTCCAAAATGCACTGCAGGAACAGAGGGTCAGAATGCTCCAGAGAATGGGCCCAGGGAGCCCACATAAACTACCCCAG ATACTTGTTTTGAATCTTGGGCAGATCAGTCGACCAGTAAatctctatcccagtctgttaTCAGAGAACATCTACATCCCACCATATGGTGACCTTTACACAAG AGTGGGCAGGCTAGAGATGGACTCAGAGATCATTAGCGCCCAATTGGACCAGGTTCTCTGTTCTAGGGGAAAGTGTCTCTACAGGAATGGACCCTCACCCCAACAACACAGCTTGACTCCT GAGAAATTATTCTGTACCGTTCACCCACAGTGTCAGAGGGAGGACCAGAGTATTACCTCTCAGCTTATTGCTCAAGCAGTGGACAAAGGACAACTTCTGAAA GAGCGAGACAACCTTGAGCGTCTGCTGCAGGAGTCCAGGGCCCAGCAGCAGCTGATGGAGCAGAAGAGGGAGGCCCAGATAACAGCCCTTCACTCCCAGCTGTACCAGGCACGCTCCAGCCTCCAGGAGACCCACAGAAACACACTGGCCACACAGGCAGAGCTACATGGCAGCAAGCAG ATAAATGAGTCCCTGCTACAGGAGGTGGCGTCTCTCAGACGGAGGCCTGGGGCTGCGGAGGAGCGGGCCTCCCTGATGGAGAGTGACGGACGCCTGCTCAGGGCTCGCATAGCAGCACTGGAGACTGAGCGGGAGGAGCTGCTTCAACAAGGAGACCTTGCCACAGGGAGACGACACCCCTCAGCCTTTGG GAGCGCTTGGGAAACGGATGTGGAAGATTCCAAAAAGTCGGAGGGGTTGAGGGAGGAGAGTGCCGCGTATGAGAtggaggaagatgaagaggagagggtacAAGGGAAGGATGTGTCTGTGGACTTAAGACTTAAGAGCCGTGAGGTGCCGCCCTCTAAGCCTGGCCTACAGATAATAAAGGAAGAGAACCAG AACGGAGAGAAGGGGCTGGGATTGGTCGATCGCTGGAATCCATGGCAGCACGAGCCAATAGAAGCCAATCAA CTGAACGAGGGGTTAGGAGTCGATGAACGTGTTCCTTTCTGCAGATGA
- the LOC135545924 gene encoding uncharacterized protein LOC135545924 isoform X2 — protein MIPGWHRLSQPGTVDHRAFLDSEQRRRDLDVSLAQVQNALQEQRVRMLQRMGPGSPHKLPQILVLNLGQISRPVNLYPSLLSENIYIPPYGDLYTRVGRLEMDSEIISAQLDQVLCSRGKCLYRNGPSPQQHSLTPCQREDQSITSQLIAQAVDKGQLLKERDNLERLLQESRAQQQLMEQKREAQITALHSQLYQARSSLQETHRNTLATQAELHGSKQINESLLQEVASLRRRPGAAEERASLMESDGRLLRARIAALETEREELLQQGDLATGRRHPSAFGSAWETDVEDSKKSEGLREESAAYEMEEDEEERVQGKDVSVDLRLKSREVPPSKPGLQIIKEENQNGEKGLGLVDRWNPWQHEPIEANQMTALDIELQQLRMACEETSSTLPVSPKDQRAREWL, from the exons ATGATACCTGGCTGGCATCGACTCTCCCAACCTGGGACGGTTGACCATCGGGCCTTCCTGGACTCTGAGCAGCGGAGGAGAGATCTGGATGTCAGTCTGGCTCAGGTCCAAAATGCACTGCAGGAACAGAGGGTCAGAATGCTCCAGAGAATGGGCCCAGGGAGCCCACATAAACTACCCCAG ATACTTGTTTTGAATCTTGGGCAGATCAGTCGACCAGTAAatctctatcccagtctgttaTCAGAGAACATCTACATCCCACCATATGGTGACCTTTACACAAG AGTGGGCAGGCTAGAGATGGACTCAGAGATCATTAGCGCCCAATTGGACCAGGTTCTCTGTTCTAGGGGAAAGTGTCTCTACAGGAATGGACCCTCACCCCAACAACACAGCTTGACTCCT TGTCAGAGGGAGGACCAGAGTATTACCTCTCAGCTTATTGCTCAAGCAGTGGACAAAGGACAACTTCTGAAA GAGCGAGACAACCTTGAGCGTCTGCTGCAGGAGTCCAGGGCCCAGCAGCAGCTGATGGAGCAGAAGAGGGAGGCCCAGATAACAGCCCTTCACTCCCAGCTGTACCAGGCACGCTCCAGCCTCCAGGAGACCCACAGAAACACACTGGCCACACAGGCAGAGCTACATGGCAGCAAGCAG ATAAATGAGTCCCTGCTACAGGAGGTGGCGTCTCTCAGACGGAGGCCTGGGGCTGCGGAGGAGCGGGCCTCCCTGATGGAGAGTGACGGACGCCTGCTCAGGGCTCGCATAGCAGCACTGGAGACTGAGCGGGAGGAGCTGCTTCAACAAGGAGACCTTGCCACAGGGAGACGACACCCCTCAGCCTTTGG GAGCGCTTGGGAAACGGATGTGGAAGATTCCAAAAAGTCGGAGGGGTTGAGGGAGGAGAGTGCCGCGTATGAGAtggaggaagatgaagaggagagggtacAAGGGAAGGATGTGTCTGTGGACTTAAGACTTAAGAGCCGTGAGGTGCCGCCCTCTAAGCCTGGCCTACAGATAATAAAGGAAGAGAACCAG AACGGAGAGAAGGGGCTGGGATTGGTCGATCGCTGGAATCCATGGCAGCACGAGCCAATAGAAGCCAATCAA ATGACGGCGCTGGATATAGAGCTGCAGCAGCTGAGAATGGCCTGTGAAGAGACATCATCAACACTACCGGTCTCCCCCAAGGACCAGAGGGCCAGAGAGTGGCTGTAA
- the LOC135545207 gene encoding probable pancreatic secretory proteinase inhibitor: MAGKTILLVCLAVFFSAVDAEGRSRLYRMPSCGDMSLTQACPLNYSPVCGNDGNTYPNECSLCVHRMETNADILIVKDGSC; this comes from the exons ATGGCTGGGAAAACTATTTTGCTagtctgtctggctgtcttcTTTTCTGCAG TAGACGCAGAGGGCCGATCAAGACTCTACAGGATG CCTTCCTGTGGGGATATGAGCCTAACCCAGGCGTGCCCGCTCAACTACTCCCCAGTGTGTGGCAATGATGGAAACACTTACCCCAACGAGTGCTCTCTGTGTGTTCACCGGAT ggaaaCCAATGCAGATATCTTGATAGTGAAAGATGGAAGTTGCTGA